From one Lotus japonicus ecotype B-129 chromosome 3, LjGifu_v1.2 genomic stretch:
- the LOC130749741 gene encoding uncharacterized protein LOC130749741, with protein MNKNNVLQYSTQLQVWNNAAFDRGEGEEDLTMINTSWSSDCTKENLSPTTALNTTRTTSLAKFKNRDEKIIDDEIVEIEGEIKRLTKKLEALRLEKAERRRIEAASEKRVSVGGGGRVVAAKFMEPKRNGGVLRKKVEEATPKRNVLVPKRIEEETPKQSGGARVNWRRGMSLGPAEIAARAAVVPPATTPSRRKSCFWKTVEVGEERGKTVGSRKSVRKRGEGEIAVVVQPRNLFNEGEKSVPVSSSKKGMKPGRVVASRYSQGIGNSGAGGGDVRKRSLPENNRVGSEVRVKKRWEIPAEGGSVNGKAVLLPKIRTLRCVNESPRDSGAAKRVAELTGKRAFFGNEEEEEEGVCQALSFVEEDDGEDKVMN; from the coding sequence ATGAACAAAAACAACGTCCTTCAATACTCCACACAGCTTCAAGTCTGGAACAACGCCGCATTCGACCGCGGCGAAGGCGAAGAAGATCTTACAATGATCAACACTTCTTGGTCCTCCGACTGCACCAAAGAGAATCTCAGCCCCACCACCGCACTCAACACTACCCGAACCACCTCGCTCGCCAAGTTCAAGAACCGCGACGAGAAGATCATCGACGACGAGATCGTTGAGATCGAAGGCGAGATCAAGCGATTGACGAAGAAACTGGAAGCGCTCCGCCTCGAGAAAGCGGAGCGGCGGAGGATTGAGGCGGCGTCGGAGAAGCGTGTCAGCGTCGGCGGCGGTGGTAGGGTTGTCGCCGCCAAGTTCATGGAACCGAAGCGGAACGGTGGtgttttgaggaagaaggtggaggaAGCTACTCCGAAGCGGAACGTGCTGGTTCCGAAGAGGATTGAGGAGGAAACGCCGAAGCAGAGTGGTGGCGCTAGGGTTAATTGGAGGCGAGGGATGAGTTTGGGGCCGGCGGAGATTGCGGCTCGTGCGGCGGTTGTGCCGCCGGCGACTACTCCCTCTCGCCGGAAATCGTGTTTCTGGAAGACGGTGGAGGTTGGGGAGGAACGGGGGAAGACAGTGGGATCTCGGAAGAGTGTGAGGAAGAGAGGGGAGGGAGAGATTGCGGTGGTGGTTCAGCCGAGGAATTTGTTCAATGAGGGGGAGAAATCGGTGCCGGTGAGCAGTAGCAAGAAGGGGATGAAGCCGGGGAGGGTGGTGGCGAGCCGGTATAGTCAGGGGATTGGAAACTCCGGTGCTGGCGGCGGCGATGTGAGGAAGAGGTCGTTGCCGGAGAATAACAGGGTAGGGAGTGAGGTGAGGGTGAAGAAGAGGTGGGAGATTCCTGCAGAGGGTGGTAGTGTAAATGGAAAAGCGGTGTTGCTTCCGAAGATCAGAACTTTGAGGTGTGTGAATGAGAGTCCTAGAGACTCTGGGGCTGCGAAAAGGGTCGCGGAATTGACAGGGAAGAGGGCTTTTTTTGgcaatgaggaggaggaggaagagggtgtgtgtcaagctttgagttttgtagaagaagatgatggtgaaGATAAGGTAATGAATTAG
- the LOC130749225 gene encoding 40S ribosomal protein S19-3: MSTARTVKDVSPHEFVKAYAAHLKRSGKMELPEWTDIVKTARFKELAPYDPDWYYIRAASMARKIYLRGGLGVGAFQRIYGGSQRNGSRPPHFCKSSGSIARHILQQLQTMHIIELDNKGGRKITSSGRRDLDQVAGRIVVVAP, encoded by the exons ATGTCTACTGCAAGGACTGTCAAGGACGTTTCTCCACATGAGTTCGTCAAGGCCTACGCTGCTCATCTCAAGCGATCTGGCAAG ATGGAGCTTCCAGAGTGGACCGATATCGTGAAGACTGCTAGGTTTAAAGAGTTGGCTCCTTATGATCCTGACTGGTACTATATTAGAGCTG CTTCCATGGCAAGAAAGATCTATTTGAGAGGTGGACTTGGTGTTGGTGCATTCCAGAGGATTTATGGTGGGAGCCAGAGGAATGGTAGCCGCCCTCCCCATTTCTGCAAGAGCAGTGGTTCTATTGCTCGTCACATTCTTCAACAGTTGCAGACCATGCACATCATTGAACTTGACAACAAGGG TGGGAGGAAAATCACTTCCAGCGGCCGTCGAGATCTGGACCAAGTGGCTGGACGGATTGTGGTTGTTGCTCCTTGA
- the LOC130748470 gene encoding uncharacterized protein LOC130748470 isoform X2 yields MFGFASSSAAAATTTTTRILCASTIYSPSRTTTPLLPTTWVPSSSLRFRCVPIKAMAETDTVSVPKTASSSPGRKQALISLSDKKDLAFVGNGLKELGFTIVSTGGTASALESAGVAVTKVEQLTQFPEMLDGRVKTLHPNIHGGILARRDQKHHIEALSTHGIGTFDVVVVNLYPFYDKVTSTGGVEFEDGIENIDIGGPAMIRAAAKNHKDVLVVVDSEDYPALLEFLKGNHDDQKFRLKLAWKAFEHVASYDSAVSEWLWKQSSGDKLPPSLTVPLVLKNDLRYGENSHQKAAFYGDRRLSEVNAGGIATAIQHNGKEMSFNNYLDADAAWNCVCEFKNPTCVVVKHTNPCGVASRDDILEAYRLAVRADPVSAFGGIVAFNVEVDEALAKEIREFRNPLKDEERMFYEIVVAPSYTEKGLEVLRGKSKTLRILEAKKNEPGKLSIRQVGGGWLVQESDDLTPHDIKFNVVSEKSPQDGELRDVEFAWLCVKHVKSNAIVIAKDNRMLGMGCGQPNRVESLRIAVRKAGDEVKGAALASDAFFPFAWKDAVQEACESGISVIAEPGGSKRDQDAIDCCNKYGVSLLFTNVRHFRH; encoded by the exons ATGTTTGGATTTGCTTCATCCTctgccgccgccgccaccaccaccaccactcgcATTCTCTGTGCTTCAACCATTTACTCTCCTTCTCGTACCACTACTCCTCTCCTCCCCACAACTTGG GTTCCTTCATCTTCACTTCGCTTCAGGTGTGTTCCCATCAAAGCCATGGCTGAGACTGACACAGTTTCAGTGCCTAAAACTGCTTCCTCTTCTCCTG GCAGGAAGCAAGCCTTGATATCATTGTCAGACAAGAAGGACCTTGCATTTGTTGGGAATGGGCTCAAGGAATTAGG ATTCACTATTGTTTCAACCGGAGGAACAGCTTCTGCGTTGGAGAGTGCTGGAGTGGCTGTTACTAAAGTTGAACAGCTTACTCAGTTCCCTGAAATG CTTGATGGTCGTGTTAAAACTTTGCACCCTAACATACACGGGGGTATCCTTGCTCGAAGAGACCAAAAACATCATATTGAAGCTCTCAGTACACATGGAATTG GTACGTTTGATGTTGTTGTGGTGAACTTGTATCCATTTTATGATAAAGTTACATCAACTGGAGGTGTAGAATTTGAGGATggaattgaaaatattgatattGGTGGTCCAGCTATGATTAGAGCTGCTGCAAAG AATCATAAGGATGTTTTGGTAGTGGTTGATTCAGAAGATTACCCTGCCCTTCTGGAATTTCTTAAAGGAAACCATGATGATCAAAAGTTCAGACTAAAGCTTGCTTGGAAAGCTTTCGAGCATGTTGCTTCATATGATTCTGCAGTATCTGAGTGGCTGTGGAAGCAGAGTTCTGGAG ATAAACTTCCTCCTAGTTTGACAGTGCCTCTTGTGCTGAAAAATGATCTCCGTTATGGTGAAAATTCTCATCAGAAAGCTGCATTTTATGGTGACAGAAGACTTTCTGAGGTTAACGCTGGTGGAATTGCTACAGCCATCCAACACAATGGAAAG GAGATGTCGTTTAATAACTACTTGGATGCTGACGCTGCTTGGAACTGTGTATGCGAATTTAAGAACCCAACATGTGTAGTAGTGAAGCATACTAATCCTTGTGGGGTAGCATCTCGTGATGATATTCTGGAAGCTTACAGGCTAGCTGTTAGAGCTGATCCAGTCAGTGCATTTGGTGGAATTGTTGCTTTCAATGTGGAAGTTGATGAG GCTCTTGCTAAAGAAATTCGAGAATTTAGAAACCCCCTAAAAGATGAGGAAAGGATGTTCTATGAAATTGTGGTCGCTCCCAGCTATACAGAGAAAGGACTTGAGGTTCTTCGTGGGAAGTCGAAGACCCTTAGGATTCTTGAGGCGAAAAAGAATGAACCAGGAAAGCTTTCGATCCGACAAGTTGGTGGAGGGTGGTTAGTTCAGGAGTCTGATGACTTAACCCCACATGACATAAAGTTCAACGTAGTCTCTGAGAAGTCTCCGCAGGATGGTGAGCTACGTGATGTGGAGTTTGCATGGTTATGCGTGAAGCATGTCAAAAGCAATGCCATTGTGATAGCTAAG GATAATCGTATGTTAGGTATGGGATGTGGGCAACCGAACCGTGTGGAGAGTTTAAGAATAGCAGTGAGGAAAGCTGGAGATGAAGTTAAAGGTGCTGCCTTGGCTAGTGATGCCTTCTTCCCTTTTG CTTGGAAAGATGCTGTGCAAGAAGCATGTGAGAGTGGAATCAGTGTTATTGCAGAACCTGGTGGCAGTAAACGAGACCAAGACGCTATAGACTGTTGTAATAAGTATGGTGTTTCACTACTCTTTACTAATGTGAGGCACTTTAGGCACTGA
- the LOC130748470 gene encoding uncharacterized protein LOC130748470 isoform X1, translating into MFGFASSSAAAATTTTTRILCASTIYSPSRTTTPLLPTTWVQVPSSSLRFRCVPIKAMAETDTVSVPKTASSSPGRKQALISLSDKKDLAFVGNGLKELGFTIVSTGGTASALESAGVAVTKVEQLTQFPEMLDGRVKTLHPNIHGGILARRDQKHHIEALSTHGIGTFDVVVVNLYPFYDKVTSTGGVEFEDGIENIDIGGPAMIRAAAKNHKDVLVVVDSEDYPALLEFLKGNHDDQKFRLKLAWKAFEHVASYDSAVSEWLWKQSSGDKLPPSLTVPLVLKNDLRYGENSHQKAAFYGDRRLSEVNAGGIATAIQHNGKEMSFNNYLDADAAWNCVCEFKNPTCVVVKHTNPCGVASRDDILEAYRLAVRADPVSAFGGIVAFNVEVDEALAKEIREFRNPLKDEERMFYEIVVAPSYTEKGLEVLRGKSKTLRILEAKKNEPGKLSIRQVGGGWLVQESDDLTPHDIKFNVVSEKSPQDGELRDVEFAWLCVKHVKSNAIVIAKDNRMLGMGCGQPNRVESLRIAVRKAGDEVKGAALASDAFFPFAWKDAVQEACESGISVIAEPGGSKRDQDAIDCCNKYGVSLLFTNVRHFRH; encoded by the exons ATGTTTGGATTTGCTTCATCCTctgccgccgccgccaccaccaccaccactcgcATTCTCTGTGCTTCAACCATTTACTCTCCTTCTCGTACCACTACTCCTCTCCTCCCCACAACTTGG GTTCAGGTTCCTTCATCTTCACTTCGCTTCAGGTGTGTTCCCATCAAAGCCATGGCTGAGACTGACACAGTTTCAGTGCCTAAAACTGCTTCCTCTTCTCCTG GCAGGAAGCAAGCCTTGATATCATTGTCAGACAAGAAGGACCTTGCATTTGTTGGGAATGGGCTCAAGGAATTAGG ATTCACTATTGTTTCAACCGGAGGAACAGCTTCTGCGTTGGAGAGTGCTGGAGTGGCTGTTACTAAAGTTGAACAGCTTACTCAGTTCCCTGAAATG CTTGATGGTCGTGTTAAAACTTTGCACCCTAACATACACGGGGGTATCCTTGCTCGAAGAGACCAAAAACATCATATTGAAGCTCTCAGTACACATGGAATTG GTACGTTTGATGTTGTTGTGGTGAACTTGTATCCATTTTATGATAAAGTTACATCAACTGGAGGTGTAGAATTTGAGGATggaattgaaaatattgatattGGTGGTCCAGCTATGATTAGAGCTGCTGCAAAG AATCATAAGGATGTTTTGGTAGTGGTTGATTCAGAAGATTACCCTGCCCTTCTGGAATTTCTTAAAGGAAACCATGATGATCAAAAGTTCAGACTAAAGCTTGCTTGGAAAGCTTTCGAGCATGTTGCTTCATATGATTCTGCAGTATCTGAGTGGCTGTGGAAGCAGAGTTCTGGAG ATAAACTTCCTCCTAGTTTGACAGTGCCTCTTGTGCTGAAAAATGATCTCCGTTATGGTGAAAATTCTCATCAGAAAGCTGCATTTTATGGTGACAGAAGACTTTCTGAGGTTAACGCTGGTGGAATTGCTACAGCCATCCAACACAATGGAAAG GAGATGTCGTTTAATAACTACTTGGATGCTGACGCTGCTTGGAACTGTGTATGCGAATTTAAGAACCCAACATGTGTAGTAGTGAAGCATACTAATCCTTGTGGGGTAGCATCTCGTGATGATATTCTGGAAGCTTACAGGCTAGCTGTTAGAGCTGATCCAGTCAGTGCATTTGGTGGAATTGTTGCTTTCAATGTGGAAGTTGATGAG GCTCTTGCTAAAGAAATTCGAGAATTTAGAAACCCCCTAAAAGATGAGGAAAGGATGTTCTATGAAATTGTGGTCGCTCCCAGCTATACAGAGAAAGGACTTGAGGTTCTTCGTGGGAAGTCGAAGACCCTTAGGATTCTTGAGGCGAAAAAGAATGAACCAGGAAAGCTTTCGATCCGACAAGTTGGTGGAGGGTGGTTAGTTCAGGAGTCTGATGACTTAACCCCACATGACATAAAGTTCAACGTAGTCTCTGAGAAGTCTCCGCAGGATGGTGAGCTACGTGATGTGGAGTTTGCATGGTTATGCGTGAAGCATGTCAAAAGCAATGCCATTGTGATAGCTAAG GATAATCGTATGTTAGGTATGGGATGTGGGCAACCGAACCGTGTGGAGAGTTTAAGAATAGCAGTGAGGAAAGCTGGAGATGAAGTTAAAGGTGCTGCCTTGGCTAGTGATGCCTTCTTCCCTTTTG CTTGGAAAGATGCTGTGCAAGAAGCATGTGAGAGTGGAATCAGTGTTATTGCAGAACCTGGTGGCAGTAAACGAGACCAAGACGCTATAGACTGTTGTAATAAGTATGGTGTTTCACTACTCTTTACTAATGTGAGGCACTTTAGGCACTGA